One stretch of Candidatus Hydrogenedentota bacterium DNA includes these proteins:
- a CDS encoding PEP-CTERM sorting domain-containing protein produces MKTNRVLALVAAFLAVAAVPAGAEVIAFSGQLSDQDQPDAGVFDAQVVWSFDVGTSVLTMEISNQTTAPDTYTLSELFFNVSSDVTSLSILNDGSLTNTALTQNSSAGPFGTYDYEFDFGDPGNAGLASGGTVTVTFLVGGSNLDVLDFFNGLPSGGSPDFFGNLAVVKWSQGPNDDSVFAGNLPGGVVPEPATLGLLGLGLASLALYRRKNHS; encoded by the coding sequence CTGGTAGCCGCTTTCCTCGCGGTTGCAGCCGTGCCAGCGGGTGCGGAGGTGATTGCCTTCAGCGGTCAACTGAGTGACCAGGACCAGCCAGACGCAGGGGTGTTTGACGCCCAGGTAGTTTGGAGTTTCGATGTCGGTACAAGCGTGCTGACGATGGAGATTTCCAACCAGACGACAGCCCCCGACACGTATACGTTATCGGAATTGTTTTTCAACGTGTCCAGCGACGTGACGTCATTATCGATTCTCAACGACGGTTCATTGACGAATACCGCGCTGACGCAGAACTCTTCGGCCGGCCCATTCGGGACATACGACTACGAGTTCGACTTCGGCGATCCGGGGAATGCCGGTCTCGCGTCTGGTGGAACCGTGACGGTAACATTCCTCGTTGGTGGGTCGAACCTCGATGTTTTGGACTTCTTCAATGGACTTCCGAGTGGCGGGTCGCCGGATTTCTTCGGGAACCTGGCCGTCGTGAAATGGTCTCAGGGCCCGAATGATGACAGCGTGTTTGCAGGAAATCTGCCGGGCGGCGTTGTCCCCGAGCCTGCGACGCTTGGCCTGCTGGGGCTTGGATTGGCAAGTCTGGCACTGTATCGGCGCAAGAATCACTCCTAA
- a CDS encoding glycosyltransferase family 39 protein produces the protein MTSRFWVVLLGAALFAVFFALGRGDIFEDNEGQRAAPPATMVRTGDYVIPRLNGEPYLVKPPLLYWAIAGVYRAAGISEFTARTPTALAGVALVMSMYFLSRKQAGERAARWAALAMLASPYALQRMRYSELDIPLTLAIFLAIVAARNATLNESAVRRAQLCIASGIAFGAAVMLKGPVPFLFFWAAAIAVFVTSSPNLTKVAGVGIRVSIAAFALELLLKEIAVRVLPAHAKALGTPVALIAVMLVWTYLALRHAGIRRARLGYWFGAMAIGASLALPWGVAVIRQMSWETIRAMLHSQVVERTYVASEINSGAPWYFIAAIAFMIAPWGFLLPFQFSKREWDRQNDLYRFCVLMSWLSVLLFSLIAGKEYEYILPCVPFMVIALGYHIAQIGSGLAADWMERWARYWQIATLALLAVALPGGIAYFAVRGPSFTLFALTAPLAVVGLLACLISFRSRTYRNAGIFAATLCAVLVYLIGRGDHYRGNESPKGIAVLAARFANAGYTVEQSKMYPSVDFYSATVIPLEQSPARVKEKFASKEPYIYLTRESLLQLAGLKEYHVLAGPIGFKDLMLISNQMMGPPGEM, from the coding sequence ATGACCAGTAGGTTCTGGGTGGTGTTGCTTGGGGCGGCGCTGTTCGCGGTCTTTTTCGCGTTGGGGCGTGGCGACATTTTTGAAGACAACGAGGGGCAGCGCGCTGCGCCGCCGGCGACGATGGTGCGCACGGGCGACTACGTTATTCCGCGGTTGAACGGCGAGCCGTATCTCGTGAAGCCGCCGCTGCTGTATTGGGCCATTGCGGGCGTCTACCGCGCGGCGGGCATATCGGAATTCACCGCGCGCACGCCGACGGCGCTTGCGGGTGTTGCCCTGGTGATGAGTATGTACTTCCTGTCGCGCAAACAGGCGGGCGAACGCGCGGCGCGATGGGCAGCGCTGGCGATGCTTGCGTCCCCGTACGCGCTGCAGCGGATGCGATACTCGGAATTGGACATCCCGCTGACGTTAGCGATTTTTCTCGCGATCGTGGCCGCGCGCAACGCGACGCTGAACGAATCTGCCGTGCGGCGAGCGCAGCTTTGTATCGCGTCCGGAATCGCGTTTGGCGCGGCCGTGATGTTGAAGGGGCCGGTGCCTTTCCTGTTCTTCTGGGCGGCCGCGATTGCGGTGTTTGTAACGAGCAGCCCGAATCTCACAAAGGTAGCGGGCGTTGGCATCCGCGTGAGTATCGCCGCGTTCGCTCTCGAATTGTTGCTGAAAGAGATCGCGGTGCGCGTGCTGCCGGCACATGCGAAAGCATTGGGGACACCTGTCGCGCTCATCGCGGTAATGCTTGTGTGGACATACCTCGCGCTCCGCCACGCGGGAATCAGGCGCGCGAGGTTGGGGTATTGGTTTGGTGCGATGGCGATTGGCGCTTCGCTCGCGCTGCCGTGGGGCGTTGCGGTAATACGCCAGATGAGTTGGGAGACCATCCGCGCGATGCTCCACAGCCAGGTTGTCGAGCGCACGTATGTCGCGAGCGAGATCAACAGCGGCGCGCCGTGGTACTTCATCGCGGCGATCGCGTTCATGATCGCGCCGTGGGGATTCCTCTTGCCGTTTCAGTTCTCGAAGCGCGAGTGGGACCGGCAGAACGATTTGTACCGGTTTTGCGTGCTGATGTCGTGGCTGAGCGTGCTCCTGTTTTCGCTGATCGCAGGGAAGGAGTATGAATACATTCTGCCGTGCGTGCCGTTCATGGTGATTGCGCTGGGGTATCACATCGCACAGATAGGGAGTGGGTTGGCTGCGGATTGGATGGAGCGATGGGCGCGGTACTGGCAGATTGCGACGCTCGCGTTATTGGCGGTTGCGCTGCCGGGCGGGATCGCGTATTTCGCGGTGAGGGGTCCTTCATTCACATTGTTCGCATTGACCGCGCCCCTGGCGGTAGTGGGGCTGCTCGCGTGTCTGATTTCGTTTCGCAGCCGGACCTATCGGAACGCAGGTATATTTGCCGCGACGTTGTGCGCGGTGCTTGTGTATTTGATCGGGCGCGGCGACCATTATCGGGGCAACGAATCGCCGAAGGGAATTGCGGTGCTCGCTGCGCGTTTTGCGAACGCGGGGTACACGGTCGAGCAGTCCAAAATGTACCCATCCGTCGATTTCTATTCGGCAACTGTCATTCCGTTGGAGCAGAGCCCTGCGCGGGTGAAGGAGAAGTTCGCGTCGAAAGAGCCGTACATTTACTTGACGCGTGAGAGCCTGCTGCAACTTGCGGGGCTAAAAGAGTACCACGTGCTTGCAGGGCCGATTGGGTTCAAGGATTTGATGTTGATCTCGAACCAGATGATGGGGCCACCGGGAGAAATGTAG
- a CDS encoding sigma-70 family RNA polymerase sigma factor, which translates to MSTADQTLLSQWFARRDAQAFKTLTKRYCAAVYGTSMRILRSPADAEEITQECFTALAMAHTGPTGSLGAWLHRVATHKALNRRRNDQRRREREERFIRERASIAVAQWDDISQFIDQSIEALPEKIRATIVAHFIEDESVTAIAESEGVTHGAISQRIQKGVELIRERMRQNGIPIAVAALAAMMSQQASAWPPVPASLSASLGKLALTGGATGRAAAAAWLSAKLLAGLAATLVVAGAIAIYAAFIHSEPVANAVAADAPVAVPSVIAPAPVDPLAVEASVASAVPEPAAPAVVKPETKEPTSWREVVDAYTSNQDRIRRISFEYVHRTSGAYFFQSFAAEPGRNDFSERGSLITDGTRVAQKRWNWGRRWADSYPAERAAFHIWVYNGDAHAQYDAGGGEFHGKPGMLQITSDALNTQILQSAFDHGRSCVLYGAYPGGDMLGYPLVAGLRMEELLYSARQIAMRPAKESVGGLECYVVDADTAFGDFTVWFAPGRGYNVAKSIIAMREGDIYEKNPLEPTRSAYYEYVVSKFVEIDGNWVPVESNSHHISNGLNNNGYDYNLTHKRSNIKLLGPDDDKDAYFIDGDDIPNGATLMGKIGEIRRSGDPEWRWMDGEFVLMTDTPGAQPIQRSDGTTGFGGGIMATGDSQ; encoded by the coding sequence ATGTCAACAGCCGACCAAACGCTTCTCAGTCAGTGGTTCGCGCGACGCGATGCGCAAGCCTTCAAAACTCTAACCAAGCGCTATTGTGCAGCGGTTTACGGCACGAGTATGCGAATTCTACGCAGCCCGGCCGACGCAGAGGAGATTACCCAAGAGTGTTTTACCGCGCTCGCAATGGCGCACACGGGACCCACGGGATCGTTGGGGGCATGGCTCCACCGTGTAGCGACGCACAAAGCGCTGAATCGGCGCCGAAACGATCAGCGGCGGCGTGAACGGGAGGAACGGTTTATCAGGGAGCGCGCGTCAATTGCCGTAGCGCAGTGGGACGATATCAGCCAGTTTATCGATCAATCTATCGAGGCCTTGCCCGAGAAGATTCGCGCAACCATCGTTGCGCATTTTATCGAAGACGAGTCCGTCACGGCGATCGCCGAAAGCGAGGGCGTGACGCACGGGGCCATATCGCAACGGATTCAGAAGGGCGTCGAACTGATCCGGGAGCGCATGCGGCAGAACGGCATTCCCATTGCGGTGGCGGCACTCGCCGCGATGATGTCGCAGCAGGCGTCTGCGTGGCCACCCGTGCCGGCGAGCCTTTCCGCAAGCTTGGGAAAGCTCGCGTTGACCGGCGGCGCCACCGGTCGTGCGGCAGCGGCGGCGTGGCTCAGCGCGAAGCTGCTTGCAGGTCTTGCCGCGACGCTTGTAGTCGCGGGCGCGATCGCGATATACGCAGCGTTCATCCACTCCGAACCTGTCGCGAACGCCGTGGCCGCGGATGCGCCCGTAGCTGTCCCATCGGTAATCGCGCCTGCGCCGGTCGATCCTCTCGCTGTCGAAGCGTCCGTGGCGTCGGCCGTTCCGGAACCCGCGGCGCCCGCTGTCGTGAAGCCGGAAACGAAGGAACCGACATCGTGGCGGGAAGTCGTCGATGCGTATACGTCGAATCAGGACCGTATTCGGCGGATAAGTTTCGAATACGTGCACCGGACGAGTGGCGCCTACTTCTTCCAGTCCTTTGCGGCGGAACCTGGACGGAACGACTTCTCCGAGCGCGGGTCGTTGATCACGGACGGTACGCGGGTTGCCCAAAAGCGATGGAATTGGGGGCGGCGTTGGGCCGACAGTTATCCCGCCGAGCGTGCGGCATTTCACATCTGGGTGTACAACGGCGACGCGCACGCGCAGTACGACGCGGGCGGCGGCGAGTTCCATGGTAAGCCTGGGATGTTGCAGATTACTTCTGACGCTTTGAACACTCAGATACTACAGAGCGCCTTCGACCATGGACGAAGCTGTGTGCTCTACGGCGCCTATCCCGGGGGAGATATGCTCGGTTATCCGTTGGTGGCGGGACTGCGCATGGAGGAGCTTCTCTACAGCGCTCGGCAAATCGCCATGCGGCCCGCGAAGGAATCCGTCGGTGGGCTCGAGTGCTACGTCGTCGATGCCGATACCGCATTCGGGGATTTTACGGTGTGGTTCGCGCCGGGGCGAGGCTATAACGTCGCGAAGTCCATTATTGCGATGCGAGAAGGGGACATCTACGAAAAAAATCCGCTGGAGCCCACCAGGTCCGCCTATTACGAGTATGTAGTCAGTAAGTTCGTCGAAATCGATGGAAACTGGGTGCCGGTAGAATCGAATTCGCATCATATCTCGAACGGGCTCAACAACAACGGATACGATTACAACCTGACTCACAAGCGGAGCAACATCAAGTTGCTCGGGCCGGACGACGACAAGGATGCATACTTCATCGATGGTGATGACATCCCGAACGGCGCCACGCTTATGGGGAAGATTGGCGAGATTCGCCGGTCTGGGGACCCCGAATGGCGATGGATGGATGGAGAATTCGTCCTCATGACGGATACACCCGGCGCTCAACCGATTCAACGGAGCGACGGGACCACTGGCTTCGGCGGTGGCATTATGGCCACGGGCGATTCGCAGTAG
- a CDS encoding PD40 domain-containing protein, with product MRDEGTVRRELAPELIESENCWTQFAGWSPDGRQAVIGCGWEDPENAKWEEEHKTFRMTEGWLFDIYLHEMASGELKNLTEIERVSAYNSGLIFIPGATPKLGFTALIDGVSHPFVMDMDGRNKRDLSQGTKGFAYGFSASPDGTKVAYHQDYKIYVADANGENARMIETGNPFNFVPQWSPDGQWLMFLSGEHYNCHPHVARPDGSELRKLADRGGYDGVMTVYDVFDFHGGSSDVPVWCLSGDAVYYTAKVGDAFELMCVMLDGKVEQLTHSAPGVHHYHVKPAPDKQRIAFGSTRSGRRQLHVANLDASEAHPITKVPEGYGAMWAHWQPSTR from the coding sequence GTGCGTGACGAGGGAACGGTACGGCGAGAGCTGGCTCCGGAGCTTATCGAATCGGAGAACTGCTGGACACAGTTCGCGGGTTGGTCGCCGGACGGCCGCCAAGCGGTGATCGGGTGCGGATGGGAAGATCCTGAGAATGCGAAGTGGGAGGAAGAGCACAAAACGTTTCGGATGACCGAGGGATGGTTGTTTGATATCTACTTGCACGAAATGGCCAGCGGCGAGCTGAAGAATTTAACGGAGATCGAGCGCGTCAGTGCATATAACAGCGGATTAATCTTTATACCCGGCGCGACGCCCAAACTTGGGTTTACGGCGCTCATCGACGGCGTCTCACATCCGTTCGTTATGGACATGGACGGGCGCAACAAGCGGGATTTATCACAGGGCACGAAGGGCTTCGCATACGGGTTCAGTGCGTCGCCGGATGGAACCAAGGTCGCGTATCACCAGGACTATAAGATTTATGTTGCGGACGCCAACGGCGAAAATGCGCGCATGATCGAGACGGGGAATCCTTTCAACTTCGTGCCTCAGTGGTCGCCGGATGGACAGTGGCTGATGTTTCTTTCCGGGGAACACTACAACTGTCATCCCCATGTCGCGCGGCCGGACGGATCGGAGTTGCGAAAGCTCGCCGATCGCGGTGGGTATGACGGGGTGATGACCGTCTACGACGTGTTCGATTTTCATGGCGGCAGTAGCGACGTGCCGGTGTGGTGCTTGAGTGGCGACGCGGTGTATTACACGGCGAAGGTCGGAGACGCCTTCGAGTTAATGTGCGTGATGCTCGATGGGAAGGTCGAACAACTGACACATTCGGCCCCGGGCGTGCACCATTACCACGTCAAACCGGCGCCGGACAAGCAGCGCATCGCGTTTGGATCGACGCGGTCAGGCCGCCGTCAACTGCATGTCGCCAACCTCGATGCGTCCGAGGCGCATCCGATTACCAAGGTTCCCGAGGGGTACGGTGCGATGTGGGCGCATTGGCAGCCGTCGACGCGTTGA
- a CDS encoding sulfatase-like hydrolase/transferase, which produces MHAGFRYSLFLVAALCALAVVSCGKKEEAAPKEEIKAKQIEPMAVTGPAPESMKKRAQMQVEGESAEAGAAAAPEMKPKSELTDEEKAARKEERKKQRDGQTDARKEKKARKQADRDRKAQEAAEDAKKAMESLPPKPVGDYKNILLITIDTIRADRMTSYGAPRDTTPNIDAIAKEGMVFENAFAQRNSTWPSLATIMTSLYPIQHGVRSNGLKIGNEFLTLAEYLSQNGYLCAAVYANATAQNWEGFQFRYPCDHDPVDERATHSAVKWLEEYKDYKFFMWVHYLAPHADYEPPQEYRKWVDANYAGPVDGSKASVTNLTLKRFDVTDADVQQVLNLYDGELLYVDNEVKQIIDALKSHGLYDKTLVMISADHGEELNDHHGYFGHGASVYDGVLRVPLIVRLPGVVPAGKRDATLVQHLTIAPTICEAVGLPVPEPFVGKSLMPLFKGEEADYGPVFAEMKDEILTVRTADYKYIANPLSYKPRKLNEERRQSVGLPSARGNKRGGKDIEGDVEVDDASVDPALLEMQMKDEELYHVAEDRLEKLEIAQAKPDVVKEMKQKLTEFQEKYNWRFGHTVDERVQKEVDPELKQKLEAMGYVL; this is translated from the coding sequence GTGCATGCAGGATTCCGTTATTCGCTGTTTCTTGTCGCGGCGTTGTGCGCTTTAGCAGTCGTTTCGTGCGGCAAGAAGGAGGAGGCCGCGCCCAAGGAAGAAATCAAGGCGAAGCAAATCGAGCCGATGGCCGTCACGGGGCCTGCGCCGGAGAGCATGAAGAAGCGGGCCCAGATGCAGGTGGAGGGCGAGTCCGCGGAGGCAGGCGCCGCGGCGGCGCCGGAGATGAAGCCGAAGTCAGAGTTGACCGATGAGGAGAAGGCGGCGCGAAAGGAGGAGCGCAAGAAGCAGCGCGATGGCCAGACGGACGCGCGCAAGGAAAAGAAAGCGAGGAAGCAGGCGGACCGGGATCGGAAAGCGCAAGAGGCCGCGGAAGACGCGAAAAAGGCGATGGAAAGCCTGCCCCCGAAACCGGTCGGCGACTACAAGAATATTCTGCTGATTACAATCGACACCATCCGCGCCGACCGCATGACCAGCTACGGCGCGCCGCGCGACACGACGCCGAATATCGATGCCATCGCGAAGGAGGGCATGGTGTTCGAGAATGCGTTTGCCCAGCGCAACTCGACGTGGCCGTCGCTCGCGACGATTATGACGTCGTTGTATCCCATTCAACACGGCGTGCGCAGCAACGGCCTCAAGATCGGCAACGAGTTTCTGACGCTTGCGGAGTACTTGTCGCAAAACGGGTATCTGTGCGCCGCGGTTTACGCGAACGCGACGGCGCAGAACTGGGAGGGGTTCCAGTTTCGTTACCCGTGCGACCACGACCCCGTGGACGAGCGGGCCACGCACAGCGCGGTGAAGTGGCTCGAGGAGTACAAGGACTACAAGTTCTTCATGTGGGTGCACTACCTCGCGCCGCATGCGGACTACGAGCCGCCGCAGGAGTATCGCAAGTGGGTTGACGCAAATTACGCGGGGCCGGTGGACGGGTCGAAGGCTTCGGTCACAAACCTGACGCTCAAGCGCTTCGACGTGACGGACGCGGACGTGCAGCAGGTGTTGAATTTGTACGATGGCGAATTGTTGTACGTGGACAACGAAGTCAAGCAGATTATCGATGCGCTGAAGTCGCACGGGCTTTATGACAAGACGCTGGTGATGATTAGCGCGGACCACGGGGAGGAATTAAACGATCACCACGGCTATTTTGGGCATGGCGCATCGGTATATGATGGCGTGCTGCGGGTGCCGCTGATCGTGCGTTTGCCGGGCGTGGTGCCCGCGGGCAAGCGCGACGCGACGCTTGTCCAGCACCTCACGATTGCTCCGACGATTTGCGAAGCGGTGGGGTTGCCGGTACCGGAGCCGTTCGTTGGCAAGAGCCTGATGCCGTTGTTCAAGGGGGAGGAGGCAGACTATGGCCCGGTGTTCGCGGAGATGAAGGACGAGATTTTGACCGTTCGCACAGCGGACTACAAGTACATCGCGAACCCCTTGAGCTATAAACCGCGCAAGTTGAACGAGGAGCGCCGCCAAAGTGTGGGGTTGCCAAGCGCAAGGGGCAATAAGCGAGGCGGAAAGGACATAGAGGGCGACGTCGAGGTGGACGACGCCTCGGTCGATCCGGCGTTGCTCGAGATGCAGATGAAGGACGAAGAGTTGTATCACGTTGCCGAGGATCGATTGGAGAAGTTGGAAATCGCGCAGGCAAAACCCGACGTTGTGAAGGAAATGAAACAGAAGCTGACGGAGTTTCAGGAGAAGTACAACTGGAGGTTTGGCCATACGGTGGACGAGCGCGTTCAGAA